A stretch of DNA from Arthrobacter jiangjiafuii:
CGAGAACTTCTGGTTCACTACCTGATCAGGCGTGAGAACAGGATTGCCTAACAGGACCGGCTGACTCAGGGGATCGGATCTCTTCAGCTGAAGGCGTCGGTTTTCGTCGGCGAGTCGCCGCAGTTCACGCACTGCTTGATCCAGCAGTTGCCCGACCTGCTCCGGTTCGTACCCTCGTTCCCCCAATTTCGGGGGCTGGAATCTGACTGCCTCGACGTCTTCGGCGGTCAGGGAAGGCCGGAATTCGGCCCCCGATTTGGTGCCGGAGGCTCCCTTGGATTTCATCGTCTTTGAGAGCACGAAAATCAACGCCACCACGCCTGCAGCTACCCCCAGCCAAAGCAGGAATGAGCCGCCGGGTTCAGTGTCCTGCTGGGCCAATTCTGAAACTTTTTCCATGAACATAAATTGCTACCTTTCGGGACAAGCTACCTGTGCAGGATCATCTACGGCCTGAATTTCGCGCGGTTATGGGCAACGCCCCGGCCATTAGGTCGGGGCGTTGCCATATCTCATGGTCCTGGTGCGTAGAGCACTGCGCAGAGCACCGTAGACCCGGGGGCTGTATTCGAGCTAGTCGAGGGCCACCAGGAAATCATGAGAATTTTCCTGACCGAATTGCGCCACGATCATACTCGACGTGTTCGCATGTTCCCACCGGCATCTGCAGGATCGCGTCGGCGGTCACGGAGGAACCGGGCTCCGCGGGTCCTGCCTTGGACTCGGTCGGCTTAAGTGTTGAAATGTCGTTAAACGTCGTGAGGTAACTGTTGTCGTTATCGAAGACGTCCTTCCAATTCTTGTTTACCACCTTGAAACTGGTTCCTCCTTCCGCAGGTTCATCGCCGTTGTATTTCCACGTCGCGGTAAGAGTCACCCATGTATTGCCGGCGTCAGGGGCCACCTCGGCGATAATGCTGTCCATGGCGGCAATCTCGGCGTTTGCGTCCAAGTTGACGCTGTCGATCGTGAGTGACCAGTCGCCGTCGACCATTTCCTCACCGATACTGTAGGAATTCGCCAGCGTTCCCTTCTCATCACCTTCCGGCCATACCGCTTCCGGCGTGGGTGCTTCCGCCGCTGCTGCAGTGGATTCCGTCTTAGGTTCCTCCTCAGCGGGACTCGCGCAGGCAGAAAATGCAAGCAGGGACGACAGGGCCAGCGCGAGAACTGCGGTACTCCTGCGGGCAGTGAGATGTGGCATTTTTCTTAGTTCCATAACGTGCATCCAATCGATTTACACACCCCCGATACTTCTCCGCCGCTCGGGCAACTAGGAAGGGGCGTGCGTACACACGGGATGCACTGTTCCATGCAATAACATCTCGGTCATGAACCGGTGCTATCGATGAAACAAAACCCGAGCTAGAAGATACGGATTGGTGCCGTGGTAAATAATGGTGCGGGGTCCAATAGTGGGAATAAAGCAGAGCAGAGTGGATTGACTGAGTTGGATCTCCGACTGGGGAAAAAGGCCACTAAGTATGTGAGCACTACTTCTGCGGTTGCGCTCGCTCTGCTTCCTATTCCTTCCTTCTTTTTATGTGGCGGACGGGCAGGAAGCCTGAGCCGGATCGTATGGGAAAAAAGCGTCGTCGCTTTTTGTATGTGCTCGGAACAACGCTGGTCCCGGCCTTTGTGTACCGGTCAGTTGGCCTTCGCGTATGCAATTCTGGTTGGTGGTGGGAAGCTTGTTGGTGTCGCTCTTAGTTAGGTCCCAGGAGCCTCGGACATGAGTCCAAACCCCAGTTGTCACCTCGCCCGTCAGCGGGAATCCGGGTTCGCGGGACCAGATGTTTGACTCGTCCGTTTTAAGCGTCGAAACGTCGTTGAAGGTGATGCCGTACGTGTTCTCCATATCGAACGCGTTGTCCCAGTTTTCGATGACGATCGCGAATCGGCTCCCCCTCTGCAGGTTGGTGACTGTAGGGCGCATAGTGGGGTTGTCTAAACGGCAGTTGAGGAGGGGGACGATGCAGGTGGCAGTCTGGAATTCCCTAGCGCTATGCCAGCCGTTGTTGGAGGTGTGATAAATGGCTCTGGAGGACCCGTAGTCCGGCGCCATGAAGCATCAAATTAGTATGGGAGGGGAACACGAAAATTGAGCGATCGAAAGAGGAATGCATTGGAAGGCCCAACCGAGGGTGAGCTGTCAGCGGATCGGCCAAAGAAACGACAACGATCGTTTTTGAGTAATTTGGTTTTTTGGGGATCGATGTCAACGCTTGTGGTATTCCTCTTATTGGTCACGGTTTTTCCGTTGACCCTCGGTGCGTACGACGACAGTCACCGGGATCGAATCGAATGCAATGTAACCGATGCCATAGCGGAGGACGACAATCCCAGGGGTCGTCGTTCCTGGGCCACACCAGACGTAATGATCAGCACGTCTGACTGCGGGACTTTATCGCTGGTGCATGGCTCTGGCAAGACGGCCAATGATGCTATGGCCGAGGAGCTGGCACAGGGGGGAAAGTTCGAGTTTGAGATGGGGGCGGCGACCCGGGCATTGCAGGGATTTTTTGATTCCGTCGGCATGAAGCCAGAAGTTCTGTCATACCGGAAGATCGACTGAGTCAAGGCTTCGATCTGCTTGTCTGTTAGCAACACTTCATCGGGTGTGGGCTTCCGAGTACCTCCAATGAGCCGGAAGACCTCGGTACCAAGACCTCTGGCCGTCCGTTAGGCTGCCCCCATGATGAACATGAACATCGTCTGGTGGGAAGTCGAAACCGAAGCCCCCGAGAAGTTCATGTCGTTCCATCGCGATCTCCACGGTTGGACGTTCGCCCCCGCGTTCGAGGATTCAGAGTTCGACGCGAGCTATTGGATCATCAGTAGTGGCGAGTCGGGAATTGGAGGTCTTCAGCGCGCAACCGAAGGAACAGCGCCTACGGCCGGAACCCGGGTCTATTTCGAAACTGATGGTCTCGAAAGCTTCCTTTCACGAGTCCGGGAGTTCGGCGGCCAAGTCGAACGAAGCAGAACTGACCTCGGCGGCGATGACCGCTGGTTCGCAACGTTCCTGGATTCATGTGGGGTGTCCTTCGGCGTATGGACTGATAGAGCCCCCAACGAGTAACACCACCTCTCGACAGATACGATCCCTTCCAGCTGCACACTCTCTGGATAGGACGTTGGGAGCGCATGTCGCACCAAAAAGACCTTGGAAATGCAGAAAACCCCCGGTTTCCCGGGGGTTTTCGCTGGCGGTGACGGTGGGATTTGAACCCACGTTGGCTTTCACCAAACAACATTTCGAGTGTTGCACCTTCGGCCGCTCGGACACGTCACCAACTCGTCAACCTTACCGGCTAAAGGGCCTGCAACCCAAAACGGCCGCAGTGGCAGCCGTCCGCACGGCTCAGGCCACTGCCTGGAATGGTCCCAGCCGGCGGCCGACGGCGAACCAGCCGCCTGGATCAGAGGTCGACGATGCCGGTCTTGCCGATATTTGGGGTGTCCCCGGTAGCGGCGCTCTTGGCGATCTTGAACATGGTGGCCACCCGCGGCTCGTCCGATGCCCAGTATTCGGCCGTGTGGGCATCCACCTTGATCAAGGCGATCGACGGATCCTCCCGGCCCTCTTCAAACCAGGCCGCTGCGGAGGTCTTCCACAGCTCGTCGATCTTGGCCTCATCCTTGGTCAGGGATGCCGTACCGCTGATCGACAGGTAGCCCTTGGAATCGTGCACGGAGACGTTCACGTTGGGGTTTGCCCTGATTTCCTCCGCCTTGGGGGAAGGGTCCTGGGTGAAGAACCACAGATTGCCGTCGGAATCCGTTTCCTGCAGCTGCAGGGGCCGGCTCACCAGGTT
This window harbors:
- a CDS encoding DivIVA domain-containing protein; this encodes MFMEKVSELAQQDTEPGGSFLLWLGVAAGVVALIFVLSKTMKSKGASGTKSGAEFRPSLTAEDVEAVRFQPPKLGERGYEPEQVGQLLDQAVRELRRLADENRRLQLKRSDPLSQPVLLGNPVLTPDQVVNQKFSTMRFPKGCSPSKVDDFLDRIVVGLRQWNAANEQLRSEISGNTLGGFSSTGRN
- a CDS encoding pyridoxamine 5'-phosphate oxidase family protein codes for the protein MSSSIGSESDGLDTVIKILEKADIAQLTTEDLKGNLVSRPLQLQETDSDGNLWFFTQDPSPKAEEIRANPNVNVSVHDSKGYLSISGTASLTKDEAKIDELWKTSAAAWFEEGREDPSIALIKVDAHTAEYWASDEPRVATMFKIAKSAATGDTPNIGKTGIVDL